From one Paramormyrops kingsleyae isolate MSU_618 chromosome 1, PKINGS_0.4, whole genome shotgun sequence genomic stretch:
- the LOC111833268 gene encoding uncharacterized protein, with the protein MSHESEITHDTDDNNDDDGQTTEEGSCSSRTQSAAGRHAQQPSAHLQQVIDDSDCIQRETTVVHISEMEKETTMKTLVDIKRKVESKYQQDKQRQILRFQERLSIVQNRKSDEDLLGHKQGDDLRQLTEKLKKEDRNQQKTLVKEKLEELRRERSYIMQSKRDRNTAGFKELLGPVGMKRAEHEESYPV; encoded by the exons ATGTCTCATGAAAGTGAGATTACACACGACACTGATGACAACAACGATGATGATGGTCAAACTACCGAAGAAGGTTCCTGTTCATCTCGCACTCAGTCTGCTGCGGGCAGACATGCACAGCAGCCCAGCGCCCACCTGCAACAGGTTATCGATGACAGC GACTGCATTCAGAGAGAGACGACAGTGGTGCACATCTCTGAGATGGAGAAAGAGACGACCATGAAAACCCTTGTAGACATCAAGCGGAAGGTTGAGAGCAAGTATCAGCAGGACAAGCAAAGACAGATTCTTAGG TTTCAGGAACGCTTGTCCATAGTCCAGAACAGAAAGTCTGATGAAGACCTTCTGGGTCACAAACAAGGGGACGATCTCAGGCAGCTCACCGAGAAGCTCAAAAAG GAGGATAGAAACCAGCAGAAAACGCTGGTTAAGGAAAAACTGGAAGAGCTGAGGCGAGAGCGGTCGTACATCATGCAGTCTAAGAGAGACAG AAACACAGCTGGATTTAAGGAACTCCTTGGGCCAGTGGGCATGAAAAGAGCAGAGCATGAAGAATCCTATCCTGTGTAA